In one window of Arachis ipaensis cultivar K30076 chromosome B06, Araip1.1, whole genome shotgun sequence DNA:
- the LOC107646129 gene encoding protein CURVATURE THYLAKOID 1B, chloroplastic, with protein sequence MASTSSSTLTISSSSTLVDGKAPKHSSTSSPQSVALPTLPLRTSKATAFCRKLARNVMAMATTGEAPPSAVATDVASVEVAELPEFVKTLQEAWDKVEDKYAVSSIAVFGGVALWGSTGVISAIDRLPLIPGLLEVVGIGYTGWFAYKNLVFKPDRDAFIRKVKETYKEIIGSSY encoded by the exons ATGgcttcaacctcttcctccacTCTCACTATATCATCTTCATCAACACTTGTTGATGGCAAGGCTCCAAAGCATTCCTCAACTTCTTCCCCACAAAGTGTGGCCCTTCCCACGCTTCCCCTTCGTACTTCCAAGGCCACTGCTTTCT GTCGCAAGCTCGCTCGCAATGTTATGGCCATGGCTACCACCGGAGAGGCTCCGCCGTCTGCGGTAGCAACAGATGTTGCCTCAGTTGAGGTGGCTGAGCTGCCTGAATTTGTCAAGACTCTTCAAGAAGCT TGGGACAAAGTTGAAGATAAATATGCAGTGAGCTCAATAGCCGTATTTGGTGGCGTTGCACTCTGGGGCTCCACTGGGGTCATCTCA GCAATTGATAGGCTTCCTTTAATTCCGGGGCTTCTTGAGGTCGTAGGCATTGGCTACACTGGG TGGTTTGCATATAAGAACCTAGTTTTCAAGCCAGACAG GGACGCTTTCATACGCAAAGTAAAAGAAACATACAAGGAAATAATAGGCAGCAGCTACTAA